In Luteimonas viscosa, the following proteins share a genomic window:
- a CDS encoding heparinase II/III domain-containing protein, with translation MQKFQWPGGFRDRVEAFRRSNVALRSGRELLDSGTYRFRAFEPVAIDLFANWTANPVANRSWQWHSASFNFMPWLIALHADSGDQRAIDHATQAIDSWYEQFVAVDSGYEFAWHDHATANRLMAVLALLCHLDEYPADFEPEVSLPQFLAAHGDRLCLEEMYSRHTNHGIDQSRALLLLATCAPWLEGAKRWHETALARLADELGHAFAPDGGHVENSPGYHQFVANLFTDVLRTFGDALDADFHDRLQRTLENAAGFMAWIVRPDGRLPPIGDTEYKPAINVFRSLAGTAAHAHLQWVCSRGRDGEKPQGWAAVFPQAGYFIARSDWEPDVLPGDAFHLVFRCGRMSGYHRHDDDLSLTFWWGTDWFIDGGAYAYVEDHPVRRYLRSKWGHNVVVVDDGDYGWARPGAGAAGGMTRLAGDPGRPGARGETQSYPGLRAIRDVVMGQDRLRFEVRDELSLQEPDGRSRKFLSLWHVPADKTIRIDGQSVTITDRSFQREVVIRNAGTEFDDIRVIDAWPSGQEVVWSRELNRTERCQVLVFERSGGSFESRLEFQLHDRRPDYRSLGRINARPRGLMRSYVLDPNQWWPPESAHHARKIAARVGRSEKEGLSAEAFVEELYALAVVRQRHHRPTLHLANMGYPDAAIVESRLRAAMGMLVAGEVYLPGSIQRLVPDWPDAERLLLVDMVHLLHAAATPDANILNSVVNSSQSQLKDTFWRGNDRAVRALVTRDPVDAALNGMARARPASGWATEADAETALARQVERLKRFAGWAVTQRFALVFRVEDFAADPQPVLEEIARLCDSAVDVSALVSLPGIKPLSAEQSDAELESIHGLPARAMLSERLANVRAALGYD, from the coding sequence ATGCAGAAGTTCCAGTGGCCGGGCGGATTCCGCGACCGCGTGGAGGCTTTCCGCCGCAGCAATGTCGCCCTGCGTTCCGGCCGCGAACTCCTCGACAGCGGCACATATCGTTTCCGCGCGTTCGAGCCGGTGGCGATCGACCTGTTCGCCAACTGGACGGCCAACCCGGTCGCCAACCGGAGCTGGCAATGGCATTCGGCGTCGTTCAATTTCATGCCATGGCTGATCGCACTGCATGCCGACAGCGGTGACCAGCGTGCGATCGACCATGCCACGCAGGCGATCGATTCCTGGTATGAGCAATTCGTCGCGGTCGATAGTGGGTACGAGTTCGCCTGGCACGACCATGCCACTGCCAACAGGCTGATGGCGGTGCTCGCATTGCTCTGTCATCTGGATGAGTATCCCGCGGACTTCGAGCCGGAGGTATCGCTGCCGCAGTTCCTCGCGGCGCACGGCGACCGCCTTTGCCTGGAGGAGATGTACTCGCGGCACACCAACCACGGCATCGACCAGTCTCGGGCGCTGCTGCTGCTCGCCACGTGCGCACCGTGGCTGGAAGGTGCGAAACGGTGGCATGAAACTGCCTTAGCCCGGCTGGCAGACGAACTAGGGCACGCCTTCGCCCCGGATGGAGGGCATGTCGAGAACAGTCCTGGCTACCACCAGTTTGTCGCCAACCTGTTCACGGATGTGCTGCGCACCTTTGGCGATGCACTGGATGCCGATTTCCACGACAGGCTGCAGCGTACCCTGGAGAATGCCGCGGGTTTCATGGCCTGGATCGTCAGGCCCGACGGGCGGCTTCCGCCGATCGGAGATACCGAATACAAGCCTGCCATCAACGTCTTCCGTTCGCTGGCGGGAACCGCTGCGCACGCCCACCTGCAATGGGTGTGCAGCAGGGGCCGTGATGGCGAGAAGCCACAGGGGTGGGCCGCCGTGTTTCCGCAGGCGGGCTATTTCATTGCGCGCAGCGACTGGGAACCCGACGTGCTGCCGGGCGACGCGTTCCACCTGGTGTTCCGGTGCGGCCGCATGTCGGGGTACCACCGCCACGACGATGACCTCTCGCTGACGTTCTGGTGGGGCACCGACTGGTTCATCGATGGCGGTGCGTACGCCTACGTCGAGGACCACCCCGTGCGACGTTACCTGCGCTCGAAGTGGGGCCACAACGTGGTCGTCGTCGACGACGGCGACTACGGGTGGGCGCGACCGGGGGCGGGCGCGGCGGGCGGCATGACGCGGCTCGCCGGCGACCCGGGTCGACCTGGCGCCCGTGGCGAAACGCAGTCCTACCCTGGCCTGCGCGCCATCCGGGATGTCGTGATGGGGCAGGATCGCCTGCGTTTTGAAGTGCGAGACGAACTGTCGCTGCAGGAGCCCGACGGGCGCAGCCGCAAGTTCCTCAGCCTGTGGCACGTGCCGGCAGACAAGACGATCCGCATCGACGGGCAGAGCGTGACCATCACCGACCGTAGCTTCCAGCGTGAGGTGGTGATCCGCAATGCCGGAACGGAGTTCGACGACATACGCGTCATCGATGCGTGGCCGAGCGGGCAAGAGGTCGTCTGGTCGAGGGAACTCAACCGCACCGAACGATGCCAGGTGCTGGTATTCGAGCGCTCCGGCGGGAGCTTTGAGAGCCGGCTCGAGTTCCAGCTCCATGACAGGCGCCCGGACTACCGTAGCTTGGGCAGGATCAATGCGCGGCCGCGGGGACTGATGCGCAGTTATGTCCTCGATCCGAATCAATGGTGGCCGCCCGAGAGCGCCCACCACGCGCGGAAGATCGCGGCGCGCGTGGGGCGTTCAGAGAAGGAGGGTCTGTCGGCAGAGGCGTTCGTGGAGGAGCTGTACGCGCTCGCCGTCGTCCGCCAGCGACACCATCGGCCCACGCTACACCTGGCGAACATGGGTTATCCGGATGCCGCCATCGTCGAGTCGCGGCTGCGCGCCGCGATGGGCATGCTGGTGGCGGGGGAGGTGTATCTGCCGGGGAGCATCCAGCGATTGGTCCCCGATTGGCCAGACGCGGAGCGGCTGCTGCTGGTAGACATGGTCCACTTGCTGCATGCCGCCGCGACACCGGACGCGAATATCCTCAACAGCGTCGTCAACAGCAGCCAGAGCCAGTTGAAGGATACGTTCTGGCGTGGAAACGACAGGGCGGTGCGTGCGCTCGTGACCCGGGATCCGGTGGATGCTGCCCTGAACGGCATGGCGCGGGCCCGGCCCGCCTCGGGGTGGGCGACGGAGGCGGATGCCGAGACCGCCCTTGCGCGGCAGGTGGAAAGGTTGAAACGCTTCGCCGGCTGGGCCGTAACACAGCGTTTCGCGTTGGTCTTCCGCGTCGAGGACTTCGCCGCCGATCCCCAGCCGGTTCTGGAGGAGATCGCCCGTCTGTGCGATTCTGCGGTCGATGTTTCGGCGCTCGTGTCGCTCCCCGGTATCAAGCCGTTGTCCGCGGAGCAGTCCGATGCTGAACTGGAATCCATTCACGGCCTGCCTGCACGCGCCATGCTGAGCGAGCGTCTGGCCAATGTCAGGGCTGCGCTCGGTTACGACTGA
- a CDS encoding glycosyltransferase, translating into MRIRSLADGVLSPAEATMQALLAQANQSQTLPCLLSYAPVAEMNPFQRLLYSRASEEGFALVPAVDFEHLAPVGWAGRSVIHLHWLASVLAGAVNMEEARIRIAAFRKRLVTWRSAGHRLVWTMHNVLPHESTIPEAEIALRQAVAEQADAIHLLSRASADEASNYYDLPSDKAFHVPHPSYEGWYANTRDRMSARMDLMLSENEFTFVAFGSLQRYKGLVELVDAFALLNERRPDRPMRLLIAGKAVDPDYLAELMTRVEHMPSVRLIPSAMEERQVQTLLNGADAAVAPYLRTLNSGAALLAATFRRPLVAPKVGGVAETFAPDPRLLYSGKPGDTLDAALERALEMRPDDDVYDRILDAHRPAEISRAFFIELRGRGLVQVAGGGVA; encoded by the coding sequence ATGCGAATCAGATCACTCGCCGATGGCGTGCTCTCTCCGGCGGAAGCGACGATGCAGGCCCTTCTGGCTCAGGCCAACCAGTCGCAGACGTTGCCCTGCCTGCTGTCCTACGCGCCCGTGGCGGAGATGAATCCATTCCAGCGGCTGTTGTATTCGCGTGCCTCGGAGGAAGGGTTCGCGCTGGTCCCGGCGGTCGATTTCGAACACCTCGCGCCTGTGGGTTGGGCAGGTCGCAGCGTCATCCACCTTCACTGGCTGGCATCGGTGCTTGCCGGCGCAGTCAACATGGAGGAGGCCCGGATCCGCATCGCCGCCTTCCGCAAGCGTCTCGTGACATGGCGCTCGGCCGGCCACCGGTTGGTCTGGACCATGCACAACGTACTGCCCCACGAATCGACCATCCCGGAAGCCGAGATCGCACTGAGGCAGGCTGTCGCCGAGCAGGCTGATGCAATTCACCTGCTGTCCCGAGCCTCGGCGGACGAGGCCTCCAACTATTATGATCTTCCTTCGGACAAGGCCTTCCATGTCCCCCATCCATCCTACGAAGGCTGGTACGCGAACACGCGCGACAGGATGAGCGCGCGCATGGACCTGATGCTATCGGAGAACGAGTTCACCTTCGTGGCGTTCGGTTCACTGCAACGCTACAAGGGTCTGGTGGAACTGGTGGACGCCTTCGCGCTGCTCAACGAAAGAAGGCCAGATCGTCCGATGCGGCTGCTGATCGCCGGCAAGGCGGTGGACCCTGACTACTTGGCCGAGCTGATGACAAGGGTTGAACACATGCCCTCTGTCAGATTGATCCCCAGCGCCATGGAAGAGCGTCAGGTCCAGACGTTGCTCAATGGCGCGGACGCCGCAGTGGCACCGTATCTGCGCACGCTCAACTCTGGCGCAGCACTGCTCGCCGCGACTTTCCGGCGTCCGCTCGTGGCGCCAAAGGTCGGCGGGGTAGCGGAGACCTTTGCGCCCGATCCAAGGCTGCTGTACAGCGGGAAGCCGGGCGATACTCTCGACGCCGCGCTTGAGCGGGCACTGGAAATGCGGCCGGACGACGACGTTTACGACCGGATACTGGATGCGCACCGCCCCGCGGAGATTTCCAGGGCGTTCTTCATTGAATTGCGTGGGCGAGGGCTGGTCCAGGTCGCCGGCGGGGGTGTGGCATGA
- a CDS encoding glycosyltransferase → MADQRKRIGGLGDASAHEAELALFRNRLAHVAYRLGLHESSVVRELGSAQVDALRSLRGLLALPRRLWRLAARARRGTERQNLDSQALDLVVDQALGEYREHGFAGTDAFISAQFLSMRERAQVYAGFAHALLPLSGYDAARAADIALTFEHDPSLVLRLALLKHGAGQLTSAVETLARLPAGHPTTVTEDEAIARLRGFARLALKPPSIPRRADGQLRSGGRQSVMLVLEGHEKECFGARDRAVRLARELAASGMQVSLVIPGGAALDLISQSILKELDALDGVAMVRLKADPEGVAPDEWFKLATRELGEIARASGATLCHVAGTYRLGVPMLLAARPVGAAVVYERFAFPEYEGGEHSADWRLSELFQLEQSLEALVCAHADVVIVATRKQSEEVRRRAGPDQVEVQQLAPPVPIDAGAAHGADLRREYGLSEDDIIVGFVHDRRTFEGLDDLVAALAARRPARSLRLLVLSCVELPAQERRVIESVAGVVVADRLDARTLADSLAVCDCVAFPWKATAASDLAYSPALLQAMAAGVPVLVSSCFAFAEVALDGVNARVHAAGNPQALGRCLEDLLGQRPAALRMAAAARVAARREHSWAGYVEQLLASYRDASGEPGVESAVEADNASLPGIAGRPRLRVAAIMDEFTHSCFAAECELVQLTPGDWHAQITELEPDFLLVESAWQGFNGEWEKQIPQASSELRKLIVHCRKKGIRTAFWNKEDPVHFSLFLGTARLFDTVFTTDIDRIKAYREKLGHDRVYLLPFACQPQVHNPVERYQRLDAFCFAGSYYAKYPERREDFEQLMDAARSFRKVDIFDRNHGKQDPGLAFPPEYQDLVVGSLPVSEIDRAYKGYRFGITVNTVKQSQSMFARRAFELLACNTLTISNFSRGLKLLLGDLVICGGSAASISSLLHRRAGDEGQARRFRLAGLRKVMDEHTYAHRMAYLSGKVLGRDTGLPAPPLVAFCAVTSQAAVEHAVAVFDSQSATSRRLVLVVEDGMLPVIPVRPDVGVLTRHQASVTRPAERWPDSHLTVFDCRDHYSRHYLKDLQLAVAYAGTAAVGKVAHFVLDGVAPRLEGEGAQYRIHEARWPLRRSLVAGTALPGLSIGDLLERDFQAPAMAGLAIDEFNYCRDGAGAARADDVDSDIPVDEGIAMSSLLEISEASGNSAETAALEARPGFHGDALQKLFTPAVHGEGLLQVSHSLDGVVLESRLATKQHAYAYASRLFKRSELVDDGFLRFQLVTEAGLYVNAAVVYLDAARNKLSHAIVSSDTNQALPVPAATAWIRFGLRVLGPGCTTVKALVKGALAPAMDHIVGRGNALLITKDYPRYDDLYRYGFVHRRILAYAEAGRHVDVFRFSNAPLRFDEFEGVNVVAGQAEHLGMLLEGGAYDTVLVHAMDPLMWEHVKPLLETRRVVVWVHGAEIQPWFRRLSNAGADQAAREMTRRSSNRRLAMWEDVLRHPHPNLRVVFVSRYLEEEALGDLGVRLPEGQVHVIPNYVDGSLFRYERKDEALRGRILSVRPFASPVYANDLTVKAIEILAAEPFFEELQFTIVGDGPLFDRTVEPLRQYPNVRLEKRFLSQSAIAALHREHGVFLVPSRMDSQGVSRDEAMASGLVPVTTRIAAIPEFVDGDCAILAEPEDAAGLAAGIARLWSDPALFGSMSAAAAERVRRISEKDSTIGKELALIEGQQPVRAGFHAPSPTPLQRIAIYGDVNLNITDGSAIWAASLAEVLAGSPQVAVTLYLKATIVQTHVIAPLLAVPGLRIVEPVEKALTPTAALDTIEHDDQVLRYDAVVLRGMDLCEQAAARPVLHGRLWVYLTDVPQTPELATPEISRRVARIVEAAGIVLCQTPQFRDYMEGWIPDAAGRTRLLPPMVPVPQTVEEEPSGDGLHIVYAGKFAPLWGVREMLDAIAILRANGHAVTLHVYGDKIHNPADDPEFRPEITRRLQGSDGVVWHGAVERSQLLGELQRMHVGWAWRHAALENGTHELSTKLLEYASARVPPIMARNAVNLSVFGDAYPLYADTLEDVVALVGRLASDPTMRAAAVEAAMAASSHFDFDSVRQFIRAQGLVRAASPRASTVPHHPWVSK, encoded by the coding sequence ATGGCGGACCAGCGGAAGCGGATCGGTGGTCTGGGCGATGCTTCAGCGCACGAGGCCGAACTGGCGCTGTTCCGCAACCGCTTGGCCCACGTGGCCTATCGCCTGGGACTGCACGAATCGAGCGTCGTCCGGGAGCTGGGCAGCGCACAAGTGGACGCGCTGCGGTCGCTGCGCGGTTTGCTCGCTCTGCCGCGGCGGCTGTGGCGTCTGGCGGCACGTGCCCGCCGTGGCACGGAGCGCCAGAACCTGGACAGCCAGGCGTTGGACCTGGTGGTGGACCAAGCTCTGGGTGAATACCGGGAGCACGGATTCGCCGGAACCGACGCGTTCATCAGCGCCCAATTCCTGTCAATGCGCGAGCGGGCGCAGGTGTATGCGGGGTTCGCCCACGCACTGTTGCCTTTGTCCGGATACGACGCGGCGCGTGCTGCCGACATCGCGCTCACGTTCGAGCACGATCCATCGCTTGTCTTAAGGCTGGCGCTCCTCAAGCATGGCGCAGGGCAGCTGACCTCCGCGGTCGAGACCCTCGCGCGGCTGCCCGCAGGTCATCCGACGACCGTGACGGAGGATGAAGCAATCGCGCGCCTGCGCGGATTCGCGAGACTCGCCCTGAAGCCCCCCTCGATCCCGAGGCGGGCCGATGGCCAGTTGCGTTCCGGCGGCCGACAAAGCGTCATGCTGGTGTTGGAAGGCCATGAGAAGGAATGTTTCGGCGCCCGTGACCGTGCCGTCAGGTTGGCGCGTGAACTTGCAGCATCGGGCATGCAGGTTTCGCTGGTCATCCCCGGTGGTGCCGCGCTGGATCTCATCTCGCAGTCCATCCTCAAGGAGCTGGACGCGCTCGATGGGGTCGCCATGGTGAGATTGAAAGCCGATCCCGAAGGAGTCGCTCCGGACGAATGGTTCAAGCTGGCCACCCGGGAGCTGGGCGAGATTGCGCGGGCTTCGGGCGCGACGCTGTGCCATGTGGCCGGAACCTATCGGCTCGGCGTACCCATGCTGCTGGCCGCGCGGCCCGTGGGCGCGGCGGTGGTCTATGAGCGGTTCGCCTTCCCGGAATACGAAGGCGGGGAGCACAGCGCGGACTGGCGGTTGAGCGAGCTGTTCCAGCTCGAACAATCGCTCGAAGCTCTGGTCTGCGCACATGCGGATGTCGTCATCGTGGCGACGCGCAAGCAGTCCGAGGAAGTGCGGCGACGTGCCGGTCCGGACCAGGTAGAGGTCCAGCAGCTTGCGCCACCGGTGCCAATAGACGCGGGCGCGGCGCATGGTGCGGACCTGCGTCGGGAATACGGGCTGTCCGAGGACGACATCATCGTCGGTTTCGTGCATGACCGCCGGACGTTCGAGGGCCTTGACGATCTCGTCGCCGCGCTTGCGGCCCGGCGACCAGCACGGTCGCTGCGACTCCTTGTGCTCTCCTGTGTGGAGTTGCCGGCGCAGGAGCGACGAGTGATCGAGTCGGTCGCAGGCGTGGTGGTCGCAGATCGACTCGACGCGCGCACCCTCGCCGACAGCCTTGCCGTGTGCGACTGCGTCGCCTTCCCCTGGAAAGCCACCGCGGCGTCGGATCTGGCCTACTCGCCCGCCTTGCTGCAGGCCATGGCAGCTGGGGTGCCTGTCCTGGTGTCGAGCTGTTTCGCGTTTGCGGAGGTCGCATTGGATGGCGTGAATGCGCGCGTCCACGCGGCGGGAAATCCGCAGGCACTTGGCCGTTGCCTTGAAGACCTGCTGGGGCAGAGGCCCGCCGCGCTCCGGATGGCGGCCGCGGCCCGTGTTGCCGCGCGGCGCGAGCATTCATGGGCGGGCTACGTCGAACAGCTGCTGGCATCCTACCGGGATGCCAGTGGCGAGCCGGGAGTGGAATCGGCGGTCGAGGCCGACAACGCGTCCCTGCCGGGCATCGCGGGTAGGCCACGCCTGCGGGTGGCCGCGATCATGGACGAATTTACTCACAGCTGCTTCGCGGCAGAATGCGAACTCGTCCAGCTGACGCCGGGTGACTGGCATGCACAGATCACCGAACTGGAACCGGACTTCCTCCTGGTCGAGTCCGCCTGGCAGGGGTTCAACGGCGAATGGGAGAAACAGATCCCCCAAGCCAGCAGCGAACTGCGGAAGCTGATCGTACATTGCCGCAAAAAGGGTATTCGCACCGCCTTCTGGAACAAGGAAGATCCGGTGCATTTCTCGCTCTTCCTCGGCACCGCCCGGCTGTTCGACACGGTGTTCACCACCGACATCGACCGCATCAAGGCGTACCGGGAAAAGCTGGGCCACGACAGGGTCTACCTGCTTCCGTTCGCATGCCAACCGCAAGTCCACAACCCGGTCGAGCGCTACCAGCGCCTTGACGCGTTCTGCTTCGCGGGCTCCTATTACGCCAAGTATCCCGAGCGCCGCGAAGACTTCGAGCAGCTGATGGATGCTGCTCGATCCTTCAGGAAGGTCGACATCTTCGACCGCAACCATGGCAAGCAGGATCCCGGGCTGGCGTTCCCACCCGAGTACCAGGACCTTGTCGTTGGCAGCCTGCCGGTATCGGAGATCGACCGCGCGTACAAGGGTTACCGCTTCGGCATAACCGTCAACACCGTCAAGCAGTCGCAGAGTATGTTCGCCCGCCGCGCTTTCGAGCTGCTGGCCTGCAATACGCTCACCATCAGCAATTTCTCGCGGGGCCTGAAGCTGTTGTTGGGTGATCTGGTCATCTGCGGCGGAAGCGCGGCCAGCATCTCGTCGCTGCTGCACAGGCGCGCGGGCGATGAGGGACAGGCGCGGCGCTTCCGGCTCGCCGGGCTGCGCAAGGTGATGGACGAGCACACCTATGCCCATCGCATGGCGTACCTGTCAGGCAAGGTGCTTGGGCGGGACACAGGGCTGCCGGCGCCGCCGCTGGTAGCCTTTTGTGCCGTGACATCGCAAGCCGCAGTCGAGCATGCGGTCGCGGTGTTCGACTCGCAATCGGCCACCTCACGCAGGCTCGTGCTGGTGGTCGAGGACGGCATGCTCCCGGTGATTCCAGTCCGCCCCGATGTCGGCGTCCTCACCCGCCACCAAGCGAGCGTGACCCGCCCGGCGGAGCGCTGGCCGGATTCGCATCTCACGGTCTTCGATTGCAGGGACCACTACTCCAGGCACTATCTCAAGGACCTGCAGCTGGCCGTGGCGTATGCGGGAACGGCTGCCGTCGGGAAGGTGGCCCACTTCGTCCTTGATGGGGTAGCCCCAAGGCTCGAAGGCGAGGGTGCGCAATACCGGATCCACGAGGCCCGCTGGCCTTTGCGACGCTCGCTCGTTGCCGGCACCGCATTGCCCGGACTATCGATCGGCGACCTGCTGGAGCGGGACTTCCAGGCGCCGGCCATGGCCGGCCTTGCCATCGACGAGTTCAATTACTGCCGGGACGGAGCCGGTGCCGCTCGGGCGGATGATGTCGATTCCGACATTCCGGTGGACGAGGGCATCGCGATGTCCTCCCTTCTGGAGATCTCGGAGGCCTCGGGCAACAGTGCCGAGACGGCTGCGCTCGAAGCGCGTCCAGGCTTCCATGGCGATGCGCTGCAGAAGCTCTTCACACCGGCAGTCCATGGAGAGGGCCTGCTGCAGGTATCGCATTCGCTGGATGGCGTGGTGCTCGAGTCCAGACTCGCCACCAAGCAGCACGCGTACGCCTATGCCAGCCGCCTGTTCAAGCGGTCCGAGCTTGTCGACGATGGGTTCCTCAGATTCCAGCTCGTGACCGAGGCGGGGCTGTACGTCAACGCCGCGGTCGTCTACCTCGACGCGGCGCGTAACAAGCTGTCCCACGCCATCGTCTCCTCGGATACCAACCAGGCCCTGCCGGTGCCAGCGGCGACTGCCTGGATTCGCTTCGGCCTGCGTGTGCTGGGCCCTGGTTGCACAACGGTCAAGGCATTGGTCAAGGGGGCGCTTGCGCCGGCGATGGATCACATCGTTGGCCGCGGCAACGCGCTGCTGATCACCAAGGACTATCCGCGCTACGACGACCTGTACCGCTACGGATTCGTGCACCGGCGGATCCTCGCGTATGCCGAGGCGGGCCGGCACGTGGACGTGTTCCGGTTCAGCAACGCGCCGCTTCGCTTCGACGAGTTCGAAGGTGTGAACGTGGTGGCGGGCCAAGCCGAGCATCTCGGCATGCTGCTGGAGGGCGGCGCGTACGACACCGTCCTGGTCCATGCAATGGACCCGCTGATGTGGGAGCACGTCAAGCCGCTGCTGGAAACCCGACGCGTCGTGGTCTGGGTACACGGCGCGGAGATCCAGCCGTGGTTCCGCAGGTTGTCCAACGCCGGCGCCGACCAGGCGGCCCGCGAGATGACACGCCGGTCGAGCAACCGTCGGCTGGCGATGTGGGAAGACGTGTTGCGGCATCCGCATCCCAATCTGCGGGTCGTGTTCGTGTCGCGGTACCTGGAGGAAGAGGCGCTGGGCGACCTCGGCGTCCGGCTGCCGGAAGGGCAGGTCCACGTGATTCCCAACTACGTGGATGGAAGCCTGTTCCGCTACGAGCGCAAGGATGAGGCCCTTCGCGGGCGTATCCTTTCGGTGCGGCCGTTCGCCTCACCGGTGTATGCCAACGACCTGACGGTCAAGGCGATCGAGATTCTCGCGGCCGAACCCTTCTTCGAGGAGCTCCAGTTCACGATCGTCGGTGATGGCCCGCTGTTCGACAGGACGGTCGAGCCGCTCCGGCAGTACCCGAACGTGCGGCTCGAGAAGAGATTCCTGTCCCAGTCAGCGATCGCCGCGCTCCACCGCGAGCACGGTGTATTCCTGGTGCCCTCGCGCATGGACAGCCAGGGCGTGTCCCGCGACGAGGCCATGGCTTCGGGCCTGGTGCCGGTTACGACCCGGATCGCCGCCATCCCGGAATTCGTCGACGGGGATTGCGCGATCCTGGCCGAGCCGGAAGACGCGGCAGGGCTTGCGGCCGGGATCGCCAGGCTGTGGTCCGACCCGGCATTGTTCGGAAGCATGTCCGCGGCCGCTGCGGAGCGCGTGCGCCGGATCTCGGAGAAGGACAGCACGATTGGCAAGGAACTGGCCCTGATCGAAGGCCAGCAGCCGGTCCGGGCCGGGTTTCACGCACCGAGTCCAACCCCGCTGCAGCGGATTGCTATCTACGGCGATGTGAACCTCAACATCACCGACGGATCGGCGATCTGGGCGGCCTCCCTGGCCGAGGTGCTGGCAGGCAGCCCGCAAGTCGCCGTGACCCTGTACCTGAAGGCGACGATCGTGCAGACGCACGTCATCGCGCCTCTGCTGGCGGTACCGGGCCTGAGGATCGTCGAGCCGGTGGAGAAAGCACTGACGCCTACCGCCGCGCTCGATACCATCGAGCACGACGACCAGGTCCTGCGTTACGACGCGGTCGTGCTGCGTGGCATGGACCTGTGCGAACAGGCTGCCGCGCGCCCGGTCCTGCATGGCCGTCTGTGGGTCTACCTGACCGACGTGCCCCAGACGCCGGAACTGGCGACTCCGGAGATTTCCCGGCGCGTGGCCCGAATTGTTGAGGCCGCGGGCATCGTGTTGTGCCAGACGCCACAGTTCAGGGATTACATGGAAGGCTGGATCCCCGACGCCGCGGGTAGGACCCGCCTGCTGCCGCCGATGGTACCGGTTCCGCAGACAGTCGAAGAAGAACCTTCTGGCGATGGATTGCACATCGTCTACGCGGGCAAGTTCGCCCCGCTCTGGGGCGTGCGCGAGATGCTGGACGCGATCGCGATCCTCCGCGCCAACGGCCACGCGGTCACGCTGCACGTGTACGGGGACAAGATCCATAACCCGGCCGACGATCCCGAGTTCCGTCCAGAGATCACGCGTCGTCTCCAGGGCAGCGACGGCGTGGTGTGGCATGGCGCGGTGGAGCGCAGCCAGCTGCTCGGTGAACTCCAGCGCATGCACGTGGGCTGGGCCTGGCGCCATGCGGCGCTGGAGAATGGCACGCACGAACTGTCGACCAAGCTGCTGGAGTACGCCAGTGCCCGCGTTCCCCCTATCATGGCGCGCAATGCCGTCAATCTGTCGGTCTTCGGAGACGCGTACCCGCTCTACGCGGACACGCTGGAAGATGTGGTCGCGCTGGTTGGCAGGCTCGCGTCCGACCCCACGATGCGTGCCGCGGCCGTTGAGGCAGCAATGGCCGCATCGAGCCACTTCGACTTCGACTCCGTACGCCAGTTCATCCGTGCCCAAGGGCTAGTTCGCGCTGCAAGTCCTCGGGCGTCTACCGTTCCACACCATCCATGGGTATCAAAATGA